The genomic region gcttttcagggagtttttaggacttcctgataataatgaattacagtcgtccagcctggaagtaataaatgcatgaactagtttttcagcgtcactctgagacaggatatttctaactttagagatgttgcacaaatggaagaaagcagtcttacatatttgtttaatatgtgcattgaaggacatgtcctggtcaaaaatgactccaaggttcctcacagcattactggaggccaaggtaatgccatccagagtaagaatctggttagataccatatttctaagcttttcagggccgagtacaataacctcagttttatctgaattaagaagcagaaagttagcggccatccaggtctttatgtctttaagacattcctgcagtttaactaattggtgtgtgttatctggcttcatggacagatagagctgggtgtcatcagcatagcagtgaaaatgtatgctatgccttctaatGATATGGCACTAGGGAAAGTTATGAAGGATCTTCTTATGGTGCAATGGAGAAGCTCTTGACACACACTTCACACTTGTCAGGCAGACACCAACTGGTGTctggtgtgactgaggccttacCTGCATTATATTGAGGGGAATGCAGATGTCTGAGGTGAACTGCTGTGATGTATGTATTTAGTAAAATACACAAAGGAAATCGGGatatgagaaataaaaaaacatgaaaggcagaaaaacgtactgtaaatatatttatttatttattgagaaTATGAATCATTTCCCATCAGTCACAGTCACTGTATTCCTCGTGAACatgatgaacattttttgtcgGACTGCTTTGATCTGCATCCCATAGATAACAGCATTCAGTGCTGGAGGAACCACATGGAACATCATGGAGGCTAACTTCCTTTGGTCTGTCAAATGTGGGAAGCGATGGAGGAGCACCATGACAATGCCTGACAAAAACATGATGACATACATAGTCAGGTGGGTGGTGTAGGTCTGGAGCGCCCGGCTGTTCAGTGTCTTGCTCTTGCTGCTCAGACACACCATGGCGATCCTCAGGTAGGTGATAGTGACGCTGCCAATGGAGGAGCCCAGCAGAAGGACAGTGTAGCCGAGACCGTAAATGTTATTGATGAGGATGTTTTCACAGGAGAGCTTAAACAAAGAGGCATTGTCACAGAAAGGGTTAAATATGATCCACCTGCAGCGTGACAGGCGAACGCTGAGGCCCTTGACGATTGTCACTATAATGAAGATTACTGCCCAGGCCAAGACCGACAGCTTCACCACCATCCAGTTGGTCATGATGGTGGCGTACTGCAGCGGGTTGCAGATTGCCACATAGCGATCAAAAGCCATGATCATGAGTATAGTGTGAGAAGAACCTGCATAAATGTGAACACAAAAGGCCTGAATGACACAGTCTACATAGTGGATGTACCGATCTGAGCTGGGAATAAAAATATCCCTCAGCATACGTGGAAAGATTGTTGTGGCTCCAAATACATCATTAATGCTCATGTTACAGAAGAGCAGATACATGGGCTGGTGGAGGCTACTATCCAGCGTGATCAGGATCACCAGGACAATGTTGGAAAACATGATGAAGCtatagatgaggaggaggaggatgaaagCAGGAATGGAGGCATCTGGGCTGACCTGTAAACCTTCTAAGAGCAGGATATCTGAAGTCTGGTTTTCCATAGTGCAGAAGGTTAATTTCAACCTggagagaagacaaaaaaacatgtttattttcaaactttaaagGGATTTTAAAGTGTCTTGAAAGATACTATtctcttgaagaaaaaaaactgtggtaGTATTTTAGCTACCACAGGTCTTTGGTCTGTGCCATACCTTTTTGGATTTAGACTGTTTTATTTAGTAATTCTTGATCTCTTTAAAATTCTATTGGTTTCACAACATTCTCTTGGTAGTTTTGATTGACCAACCCTCATTAGTTTCCCCTGAGCTTAATCTGCCACACATCCCAAATCATATGATCAGTTTCCTCAGTTTGTTTAAACCTCTCACTGGCTTTATTCGGATCTTTTCAATTGTTGTGCtggctttttttcttccacatttGCATTTTCCCATCTGTTTTGTCGGTGGAGAGTGTAGAAATTGCCactttgtgacattttttcaGTGCGTTTGTGAGGCCTGCTTGAATTAAAGATTTGGGATAGGgattttatttctgttccttGGTGATgcattatacagtggggcaaaaaagtatttagtcagccaccgattgtgcaagttcccccacctaaaatgatgacagaggtcagtaatttgcaccagaggtacacttcaactgtgagagacagaatgtgaaaaaaaaaaaaaaaaaaaaaaaaaaaaaatccatgaatccacatggtaggatttgtaaagaatttattggtaaatcagggtggaaaataagtatttggtcaataacaaaaatacaactcaatactttgtaacataacctttgttggcaataacagaggtcaaacgtttactataggtctttaccaggtttgcacacacagtagctggtattttggcccattcctccatgcagatcttctcgagagcagtgatgttttggggctgtcgccgagcaacacggactttcaactcccgccacagattttctatggggttgaggtctggagactggctaggccactccaggactttcaaatgcttcttacggagccactcctttgttgcccgggcggtgtgttttggatcattgtcatgttggaagacccagcctcgtttcatcttcaaagttctcactgatggaaggaggttttggctcaaaatctcacgatacatggccccattcattctgtccttaacacggatcagtcgtcctgtccccttggcagaaaaacagccccatagcatgatgtttccacccccatgcttcacagtaggtatggtgttcttgggatgcaactcagtattcttcgtcctccaaacacgacgagttgagtttataccaaaaagttctactttggtttcatctgaccacatgacattctcccaatcctctgctgtatcatccatgtgctctctggcaaacttcagacgggcctggacatgcattggcttcagcagcggaacacgtctggcactgcgggatttgattccctgccgttgtagtgtgttactgatggtgacctttgttactttggtcccagctctctgcaggtcattcaccaggtccccccgtgtggttctgggatctttgctcaccgttctcatgatcattttgaccccacgggatgagatcttgcgtggagccccagatcgagggagattatcagtggtcttgtatgtcttccattttctgatgattgctcccacagttgattttttcacaccaagctgcttgcctattgtagattcactcttcccagtctggtgcaggtctacaatacttttcctggtgtccttcgaaagctctttggtcttggccatggcggcgtttggagtctgactgtttgaggctgtggacaggtgtcttttatacagatgatgagttcaaacaggtgccattcatacaggtaacgagtgggggacagaaaagcttcttacagaagacgttacaggtctgtgacagccagagattttccttgtttgaggtgaccaaatacttattttccaccctaatttaccaataaattctttacaaatcctaccatgtggattcatggattttcttttcacattctgtctctcacagttgaagtgtacctctggtgcaaattactgacctctgtcatcattttaagtgggggaacttgcacaatcggtggctgactaaatacttttttgccccactgtacatgcttcccttaggcagtgtcatcagaagacatagcatacattttcactgctatgcagatgacacccagctctatctgtccatgaagccagataacacacaccaatgagttaaactgcaggaatgtcttaaagacataaagacctggatggccgctaactttctgcttcttaattcagatcaaactgaggttattgtactcggccctgaaaagcttagaaatatggtatctaaccagattcttactctggatggcattaccttggcctccagtaacactgtgaggaaccttggagtcatttttgaccttcaatgcacatattaaacaaatatctaggactgctttcttccacaaATATCTATTAGAATCATTGTATCTGAGAGTGATTAAAAACTAGCTCATTATTAAGCTcattattacttctaggctggactactgtaattcattagcGTCATGCTCCTGGGCCTGGAGacacagtgttttgtgttatCATTATTTGCATTCTGTAATTTAGTGGGTTTTAAtggtttagttttgtatttctagTTCCAGTAGTCAttctttattgttgtttgttgttttctggTCTGTAGGTTATGTTACTTTGCCTCCTTTGTTTCTCTTGTGTTACTtcttgtcacggttctgggtccgttggacccagtattttgagtttattatgttttggtttatttctgcttcatggattgttttcttctcgtagtgatgatgatgattattattagtttcttgtttctgtttatccgtgcttaaggatttgttctcagttatatctcacgtttagtttagttcagattccatgtgtcattctgtctgtctctcagtgtaaagtctgcatgcttgtttagtaattcatgtttcctgttttattgtgaaagtctttgtcttatgttagtgtgtgcagcttagctcccccgtctcgttagccctgatctctcccagctgtgtctccctcctgttgccgattcccccgttactaccctgtgtatataagccctgtgttttcccatgctcagTGTCGTGTTGTACCCTCagaattatgcctgtgtgtcctTGGTCTCAGTGTTCCATCCTCactccatgtttgtttttctgccagcaataaagctgaggttttttgagtttcaattctgtgttcgagtcctgcatttggatcctcatctctgcctgcccgcacacagagccctgacacttCTAGTCATCCTTGTCTCTATGttggtgtgtttcctgttttactttaacCGTTTCAGTGTATTCTATTTTGCTTCCTCCTGGTCTCATTGTGTCTGATTAGTCACAGCTGTGATCCCCTCCTGTTTGCTATCTCCTCGTTTACCTCTGTGTGCATATATAGTGTATATTTCTCTCTGTTCCTTGTTGCACTGTGTGCATATCTTCATCCGTGTTGCCTCTGCGTTTCCTCCATCAGCTTACCCCCTCTCTGGTCTCAGTCCTCAGGTTCAGTGTTATTGTTGGCTTTCCCCAGTCAAGGTTTCTGTTTTCTCACTTCCTCCTGTTTCAGTGTATTGCAGCCAGAAATAAAAGCTCACCTTTCATTATCATCCAACGTCGTCTCTgtgcctgcatttgggtccccAATCTCTTCACACCATGCCGTCTGCCTCGGCAGGCGTGACagtatcaggaagtcctaaaaactccctgaaaagcccaaagttaatccaaaatgctgcagcaagagtcctgaaaggcactagaaagagagagaagatttctcctatattgttttctcttcactggctccctgttaaatccagcgtcaaatttaaaatcctgcctCTTTGCCTATAagatcttgaataatcaggtccCATCTTGTCTTATGGACTTGCAGTATCATATTACACTATTAGAAAACTTCACTTTCCTATttaaaaatagagagagaggcagagccttcagttttcaggcccctcttctatttAACAAGTTTCCAGTTTGatttcgggagacagacactatctctacttttaagattaggcttaaaactttcctttttgataaaaagGAATGTAATCATTAcatgggtcttttttttttctgtctcccaCTTAACCAAAATCAACTCCTAACTAATACCTCTGGGCAGGTCAACCACCTAAAattgttattaataaaaaacaaacaaaaaaacaatcagcCTAACACTCTAGTCTTTGTTTACCTGTTGTTTACtcctaaaaccacattttcctGATAGTTCGAACCACCAGCATTAAGATTTTAATCAACACTATATAAactacatacatatataaatcaGAGAGCAAAGAAAGGCCATCCAACAACGAATTAGTGACATGAAGTCTTAACTCCACCAAATGCAACACAAATAAAACCCAGCAAAGGCTACAGCCATTTTGGTCTATAGTAagatcatgtgtgtgtttgtgtctcataCTCACCTCAGTTGACGTGAACCTCCTGATATCACACCTGAGGCTTGGCTGACACTTTTTTTATAATGTGAACATGTTCCCTGATGCTGATGGTTTGTCGCGTGAGTAAACAGTAAGACCTTCCCCtccccggatggctgaactcctcaccctatctctaagggagatgCCAGCCACCCATTTCCGCCACTTGTATCCGTGATTccattctttcggtcactacccacagctcatgagcataggtgagggtaggggatgtagatcgaccagtaaattgagagTGCCCCCTTTTACACTCAACTCTCTCTTCACTACAACAGACCAGTGCAGcctccgcatcactgcagccacagcacttAGGCCACCCAAGTGAAAGCCTTCTGCCACTTAGCtatgcctagaaattctgttcaTAAAAATTACGAAGAGAATCtatgacaaagggcagccctggcagagCTCATCACCCACCggaaacaagtccaactcattggT from Astatotilapia calliptera chromosome 10, fAstCal1.2, whole genome shotgun sequence harbors:
- the LOC113030176 gene encoding olfactory receptor 56A4-like, coding for MIMAFDRYVAICNPLQYATIMTNWMVVKLSVLAWAVIFIIVTIVKGLSVRLSRCRWIIFNPFCDNASLFKLSCENILINNIYGLGYTVLLLGSSIGSVTITYLRIAMVCLSSKSKTLNSRALQTYTTHLTMYVIMFLSGIVMVLLHRFPHLTDQRKLASMMFHVVPPALNAVIYGMQIKAVRQKMFIMFTRNTVTVTDGK